The sequence below is a genomic window from Acidobacteriota bacterium.
TGCCACCTTCCGGTAAGCATTGACCTTGAACGGGTTTTCTCCCTTGAATTCAAGGATATCCGCCATCTTTTCAAAGATATCGGCTAACTCTCTATTCTTCATCTTTCTACCTTATATCCCACTTAAAAGAACCAATCTCATCCCCAACTCAAACCATCGCTTCGAGATTTCTAATTGAGAAAATTATACCGCTTCCCCAGAGATTGTTCAACAAACCCTAACATTCTTCTTGACAAACATCAAAGGCTATTTTAAGGTCAAAAGCGGGATATGTAATACATACTACATCCTTTAATCTTAACAATGTTTCAATAAAAATATGGGAATATCAAAAAAACAGAGAATATTAATTCTCTTTTCTCTTCTCATTCTTCTCTTCTTCCTCTCGTGCGGTACTACGAGAAAGCTAAGTTACACAGAGGACGAACTTGCTAAGCTGTTGAAAAAAAGGCTCTCTCCCGAAGAATACGAGGCAACCCCCATCCCCTTTGCCATCCCCGATGAACTGAAAACTTATGCCCGACTGCTCACCCACAACCTTCTCTATGATGAAACCAAAGCAGATGTTTTGGTAAAAGCGATCATCCAACAGGATAAGTTGAGCGTAAGATACAACAAATATAGAAGCCTGACCGCCATTGAAGTTCTGGTCACAGGTGAAGCGAACTGTATTGCTTACACCAATCTCTTCATTGGAATGGCAAGGGCGGCAGGGCTTAAAGCTTATTATGTCGATGTAACCGAGATAAGTAACCTGGAGCGTGAGGGAAAACTGGTGATCAATTCGGGACATATATGCGCTGGAGTAGACACCGATGGCGAGTTGCTCCTCATCGACTTCTCGGAATATAGCCGGAAGGAATACAGAACCTACCGGGTGATAGACGATCTCGAGGCAATGGCAAATTTTGAGAATAGCTTAGGGGTCATCATAAGCAGAAAGCCTGGCTACTATGAGCAACCCCCCATCCCAGATGATGAGATCCGCTACTTCGAAAAGGCAATAAAGATAAAGCCAGATTTTGCAAAAGCCTACAACAACCTTGGCATCGCCTATCAACGGAGAAGAAATTACGAGAAGGCGATCGAGATGTATAAAAAGGCGATATTCTTCAACCCCAACCTCCCTGCTCCTCACGCCAATTTGGGAAATGTATACGCTGCCTTAGAACGCTATCAAGAGGCGGAAAAGGAACTTAAACGGGCGATAGAGCTCAGAAAGACCGATCCCTATTTCTACTACAATTTAGGACTTGTTTATTACAACCAAAGGAACTATGAGAAGGCTCAAAAAGCCTTTAAAAAGAGTATAAGCTACTCCTCCAACTTCGCTGAAGCTCACAACATCTTGGGAGTTGTATATTATCAACTGGGAAACCTTAAATTGGCAAAAAGGGAATTCAGCCTCGCCCTCAAACTAAACCCTAAATTGGCTCAGGCGAAGTTCTACCTTCGAAAGATAAAGGAAAAAGAAAGCGTTATTCCTTGATTACCAACGCTTCAACCACTCTTTTCACATTATTAACGCTTTCTGCTACTTCTACTGCCAATTTCTTTTGGTATTTGCTCTTTACCCTTCCTTCAAGGAACACCGTCCTCTTGAAGGTGCTTACCTTTATCTCTGCTCCCTCGAGCTCCTTATTCAAGGCGATGGCAGAACGAACATAGGCGGTGATAGCGGCATCATCTATTACCTCCCCCAAACTCCGCGTCGCCTCCGCTCTCTTCCTCAATTTAAGAGAGGGGTTTATCTTTATCTTACTTATCACCTTGGATACCTCAGGAACATTGGAAGCTATCCTCACCGCTACATTCTCAAGCCTTCTCGAGGGAAGTTCGCCCTTTAATACGACCACCCCATTTTCATCCGCATCTACCTCAATATCGAAAGGGGAAAACTCCTTATAAAGGGAGAGGGCAGCTTTAACGGAGAGGACCAATTTCGCTTCTTTAAGCTTAGCGCTTATTACTGTTTTAGCCTTCATCTCCTCCGCTTTACTACGAAGATGGGAAAGAAACCAATATCCTCCGACGAGTAAAACGAGAAAAGCAACGAATAAAAATAACCCCTTCTTCACTTCCCTATCTCCTTTAAAGCAGGATATAAGTGGCTATGGAAAAATAGATAAAGGAGCCGAGGATGTCAGTAGCGGTGGTGACAAAGGGACCACTTGCCACCGCTGGATCTGCACCAACTTTAGCCAAGATCAAGGGACCAAAGGAACCAACGATCGCCGCTACCACCATAGCCAAAAAGATCGATAGCCCTACGGCAATCGGAAGGACAACCGGTGAGGGAAACTGAAGCCTGGTGAAGAAACCAAGGAGAACCCCGTAAGTCAAGCCAAGCAACCCAGCTACTGAAATTTCTTTTATAACCACCCGAAACACATTGCGCAGATTTATCCTCCC
It includes:
- a CDS encoding tetratricopeptide repeat protein, which encodes MKKRLSPEEYEATPIPFAIPDELKTYARLLTHNLLYDETKADVLVKAIIQQDKLSVRYNKYRSLTAIEVLVTGEANCIAYTNLFIGMARAAGLKAYYVDVTEISNLEREGKLVINSGHICAGVDTDGELLLIDFSEYSRKEYRTYRVIDDLEAMANFENSLGVIISRKPGYYEQPPIPDDEIRYFEKAIKIKPDFAKAYNNLGIAYQRRRNYEKAIEMYKKAIFFNPNLPAPHANLGNVYAALERYQEAEKELKRAIELRKTDPYFYYNLGLVYYNQRNYEKAQKAFKKSISYSSNFAEAHNILGVVYYQLGNLKLAKREFSLALKLNPKLAQAKFYLRKIKEKESVIP
- a CDS encoding BON domain-containing protein, with product MKKGLFLFVAFLVLLVGGYWFLSHLRSKAEEMKAKTVISAKLKEAKLVLSVKAALSLYKEFSPFDIEVDADENGVVVLKGELPSRRLENVAVRIASNVPEVSKVISKIKINPSLKLRKRAEATRSLGEVIDDAAITAYVRSAIALNKELEGAEIKVSTFKRTVFLEGRVKSKYQKKLAVEVAESVNNVKRVVEALVIKE